From Scatophagus argus isolate fScaArg1 chromosome 2, fScaArg1.pri, whole genome shotgun sequence:
ATTTGGATATATTGTTGAGTAAAAGGAGCATGgagagatgagtgtgtgtgttggtgcgaacgtgtgtgcgtgtgcttgtgtgtgtcagctttgtatgtgtgttcatgttaaaaGTGGGACATGGACATTAGCAGGGGTGGACGGTGGGAACTTGGGGATGTGGGAACAACTTCAGTGGTGGCGGTTGTGGAAACATGCAAACCAACTTTTATAAGACTCTGAATCGTAAGGCTTGTGTGACCTGGAAGCAgattagtgattttttttttttttttttaaatgccatCTTGTCGATCTTCTGTACAGTTACTGAATCTCATCTGACTTTGATAGTGATTAGGGATGAGTGAGCGAAGAGACAGCAGCCTTACTTTaagtctgttttttatttttgctcacatgaagtgctgttatttttttatcattaaaatgttaatattgtttttccTGTTCCATTGCGAATCTATCAGTTTCAGTTGCTGTGGATTCATTTACACTGGTTGGAGTCATTAATGTGGCATAACTGTTGCAGTAATTTAATGAAATGAGCTGTGAATGACTGAAGGCActtctgatgtttgtgttttattcgCTGCCTTCAAGCCATAACAATCTCATTAGGAAAATCTGATACACCTCCCTGAGCCTTCCCTTAATTCAGGATGATGCGGTGATGAACTCATACTTTGAAAATAATCTCACTTGTCTCCCTGAAGTCATCCATGTATTTTCACTGAGTTCCTGACATGTGAATGCATATAGATGACGTGCATCTTTACATACTGACACTCTAAAGGCCCAGGGActgtgttgtttgctgtgaCACAACCTGGATGTACTGGGGGAGTCTACTTTGCTGTGCCACCACTAAGTGAATAAAATTTTCTGCTTCCATTCAAATACAATGTGTTTATACatatttcttcactttcttcttgGCACACAGTAAGAAAGAGTAGTTGTCTTGTATTTTATGACAAAAGAAGTGTTAAGAAAGCTGGTCCTGTAGCCAAGTTGTAGCCTTCTTTGTTCCCTCTCATGCACATGTAAAAGTACGGTAtatcatacatacacacatgcttgttttatattatttaaatatatatgtagTGGTTTTCTTACCATGCCAAGGTGTCACTGAGTCATAGTCCtcatctgcagctgcagcttcgTTTTTAGCTGATTATTCCCCGTTGAGCTCTTAATTGCTGGTACAGTGTTTTGCTCTAAATGTACAATCTGTACTTGAAAGCGATCACGAGGAGTTATTTGCAACGTGGCCTATAGGTGGCAGAAAGTAACTGCGTATGTCAAGAAAACGTCAGGCCGTCGCCCGTCAGTGATGGGAAGACGTCATGACGTCAGAAGGACGTTCGGAAAAGAAGCGCGAATGAAATAAACACTTCGAACAGGATTTATTGACTACATTTACGAAACTGAGACAGTTTTAGCTTATGTCAGGATGTCGTTGTTGAAGCCATTTAGTAAGCTACCTGGTCTGAACACAGCGAACATCTTGGTGAGTTTGTGTTTCATTAGCTTTAACTGTTGACCGCTACAGAGACAAACTACTGAGCTAATTATGGTTGATTCGTTAGACTCGTTGAAAACAAAGGAGTGAATACGGTGTTTAGACTTGTTTCCGTCTGACATAAAGACCTACTTTTATCTAGACAAAGATCTTTAAGAACACGTGTGGTCCATTGTCAGATACACATCCTGTCTGATACAATGCCATACTAAAGATTAAgataatttaatttcacaacAAGGTCTTCCTTAGTGATCCaaagtttcaaaacaaaagcattaagAAACCGTTCACATATTCCCTAATGCAGTTGTTCCTAACCTGGCTTGCCACAGGACAAATCTGGATGGGAAGGTGATTCGtatgataaaaacaaaggaagaagaagaatgtttCTACTACTGACACTGGATTGTTTATAATTCACAGTGTGCAACATGTCAGGAGGTGTTTTAGGTAGAcatctattttattttgaaggttaaATGGTGAAAAGGCTCGGGACCACTGCACACATTAAAAAGAGCTGTTCCTTGTatctaaaatatgttttaaaatatatgaaattgGCCGCTGTACCCTGTATAGTGCTTTATAGTACGAGATGTTATCATTTCATCAGATTTTGTGCTGACttggattgttttcttttcagctggTGGAGAGTGAGGAGCAGTTTCAGCAGAGTTTGGCAGATACTCTGGTGGAGGAGACTGCTTtcactgtgaatgtgtgagtgctGCTCTGTCCCGTTAAACTGCTGACATCAGATGTCCTTTACAAGAAATGGCCATTGAGCACACACCTGGAAACACCATCTGCTATTGGAACTAGTGTTGTTTTATACTGTGCATTTTGTACATCGTCTGTATCTATCTCTGTATCCTTAACAGCAGGAAAACTTCTTTCTGAAGACTCCAGTATCAGATTTGGGACTTAATAATCCATCttaataatacacatataaTGTTATATTGTTAATGCACAATGTAGTATTTTTAAGCCTCATACAACCATCTTGAGATGTCTAttaacatgaacacatgcaaGTCAGAAACGTATTTCATCCCTTCCATTGAACATTCATCTTCCATTGAACAGTCATCAACGCAGAATTACCGCTGAATAATCTCTGAACTTTCATATCAGTGATCATATTCAGCATGACAACAACCATGTTTAATGTACCAATCAGGAGACTAGCTAAGAGCCTGCCTCTGCCCGTGGAGAACGAGGAGAGTCGTCCGAGGATAGACCTGGTGGTGTTTATCATCCACCTAACCTCAGAGCTCAGGTGAGTGTCATATTCTTACATATTCATATTTCTCTCTACCTGTATGCCTTTGCTCATCACCTGAACACACAGGTAAAATATCAGCTCTTCTGCTGTagctttactttacttttagtATATGTTATACTGGTTCACTCTGTGACATGTATTATTTTCTTGTCAAAGCTTGCAGTCAGCAGAAACTTCCTTGAAATATTTGGACCCTGGATATTTCCTGGGCAAAGTCTGCTTCATGGTCACTAATGGTAAGACAATTATTTCAGTTCTTTGGATATTTATTTGCTCTCCTCAGTTCCTAGAATCATATAAAGTAGGACAGACTGGAGCAGAGGGGATGAAATGGAGCAGAAATGCTCTGAGATGGAGCAATTTTCACTATTTCTATACCTCATCTCTCCCTGTATTGTTGGAAAATGATCAActctgagctcagccttttctgtgTGCCACTCTGACGGGCTGCCCTCGGGTGCATCTGTGTCTTGCAGCTTGTAACGCTTCAGTCCCCACAGAGCGCCTGGATGCTGTCAGAAAGCTGGCTGCATCACTCCACTGCCCCTTGCTGTTTGCAGAAGATCAGGTTTGTATCAGTTTTTGTCATAAACTTTGAAGACGATTTAAACCTTTCATAATATTTCATAGACAAACTCATGTGTGGCCCTGCGTTTGCCTCATGCTACATGCTTGAGGTGCAAACCAGAGATTGTTGCCATTGATGGCCACAGTGGGAATCTGCAGGCAACAAAAAGGCCTTAAGATGCATGAAAAAGTCCTAAATTTTTTCTGTTGCTTATGATAGGCAGTAATGTTTGACATTAGGGTAATATGCaggttattttctcaattaattagaaaagaaagaacgaaagtgacatattttgtcattggagggaactcactccaacgaaatttgttctctgcatttaacccacccaagtgacgtgcacacacacacagcaaacccggggcagtgggcgaccgcgtgcagcgcccggggagcagtgggggttaggtaccttgctcaagggtacctcagccatggacaccgggacggggaatcgaaccagcgatccaccggttacgggtccgacaccctaaccgctgatccacgactgccacttttaatgataaaaagtcagaaaatgttgaaaatggcCATTAAAATTTCTCACAGCCAAAgctcaaagatattcagtttactaacATGTACAAGAGAGAAAAGCATCAAATTCTCAGAGAAGCAGGAACCagcttttattaaaattttttgTGTGCttacaaatacactgaaataGCAACTCATTTGATGATCAAAATAGTAGTGATTTTCTATCAATCAGTTGATTGTTGCAGCTTTATCAGGTATAGAATGTTTTTGAATCCAGCCGGAGATGTTAAACGCTTAGAAACTAAAAGCAGGCTGGTCACAGGTTCAGTCAGCAGC
This genomic window contains:
- the pane1 gene encoding centromere protein M isoform X2 — translated: MSLLKPFSKLPGLNTANILLVESEEQFQQSLADTLVEETAFTVNVRLAKSLPLPVENEESRPRIDLVVFIIHLTSELSLQSAETSLKYLDPGYFLGKVCFMVTNACNASVPTERLDAVRKLAASLHCPLLFAEDQKLSCVMFLTSRHQMV
- the pane1 gene encoding centromere protein M isoform X1 translates to MSLLKPFSKLPGLNTANILLVESEEQFQQSLADTLVEETAFTVNVRLAKSLPLPVENEESRPRIDLVVFIIHLTSELSLQSAETSLKYLDPGYFLGKVCFMVTNACNASVPTERLDAVRKLAASLHCPLLFAEDQTPDGVTNATERLLTILKVAAGLVPMATALYLSNLTRCTVPPDIDQPSFD